The proteins below come from a single Oenanthe melanoleuca isolate GR-GAL-2019-014 chromosome Z, OMel1.0, whole genome shotgun sequence genomic window:
- the GCNT1 gene encoding beta-1,3-galactosyl-O-glycosyl-glycoprotein beta-1,6-N-acetylglucosaminyltransferase yields MLMRKLRFCHNLRFRLFLGLTLILVIISVLKVNQKEDFLNRRHLELTKEDPVSNVNCTKIIEGDIEEIQRVQLEALSVSFKKRPRLTTDDYINMTADCASFTKTRKYIMEPLSNEEAAFPIAYSIVVYHKIEMLDRLLRSIYAPQNFYCIHVDKKSPESFFAAVKGIVSCFDNVFISSQLESVVYASWSRVQADINCMKDLYRRSSNWKYLINLCGMDFPIKTNHEIVEKLKALKGENSLETEKMPVYKEVRWKKHHEIIDGKIKNTGIDKKLPPLSTPVFSGSAYFVVSRSFVEYVLENSKILKFIEWAKDTYSPDEYLWATIQRIPEVPGAFSSSNKYDVSDMNALARFVKWQYFEGDVSKGAPYPPCSGVHVRSVCVFGVGDLNWMLRNHHLFANKFDTDIDPFAVKCLEEYLRHKALYLQKN; encoded by the coding sequence ATGCTGATGAGGAAATTACGGTTTTGCCACAACTTGCGCTTCAGGCTTTTCTTGGGTCTAACTCTCATTTTAGTAATAATTTCAGTTCTGAAAGTCAACCAGAAAGAAGACTTCCTAAATCGGAGACATCTGGAGCTAACAAAAGAAGATCCTGTTAGCAATGTTAACTGCACCAAGATTATTGAGGGGGATATAGAAGAGATACAAAGGGTGCAGCTTGAGGCATTATCAGTGTCATTTAAGAAACGCCCCAGACTAACAACAGATGATTATATTAACATGACTGCAGACTGCGCCTCCTTCACCAAGACTAGGAAATACATTATGGAACCTCTCAGTAATGaagaagcagcatttccaaTTGCTTACTCAATAGTGGTTTATCACAAAATAGAGATGCTTGATAGACTTCTGAGATCAATCTATGCTCCACAGAATTTTTACTGCATTCATGTAGATAAAAAGTCTCCAGAATccttttttgctgctgttaagGGAATAGTGTCATGTTTTGATAATGTCTTTATTTCCAGCCAGTTAGAGAGTGTGGTATATGCTTCATGGAGCAGAGTGCAGGCTGACATTAACTGCATGAAAGATCTCTACAGAAGAAGTTCAAACTGGAAATACCTAATAAACCTATGTGGTATGGACTTTCCTATAAAGACCAACCACGAAATAGTGGAGAAATTAAAAGCCCTTAAGGGTGAAAACAGcttggaaacagaaaaaatgccTGTTTATAAAGAAGTTAGGTGGAAAAAACACCATGAGATTATTGATGGTAAAATAAAGAACACAGGCATAGACAAAAAACTACCACCTCTCAGTACTCCAGTTTTTTCTGGCAGTGCCTATTTTGTAGTTAGCAGAAGCTTTGTAGAATATGTActagaaaacagcaaaatacttAAGTTCATTGAGTGGGCAAAAGACACATACAGCCCAGATGAGTACCTATGGGCAACAATCCAGAGGATCCCTGAAGTCCCAGGTGCATTTTCTTCCAGTAACAAGTACGACGTGTCTGACATGAATGCGCTGGCCAGGTTTGTCAAGTGGCAGTACTTTGAGGGCGACGTGTCCAAAGGCGCGCCCTACCCACCGTGCAGCGGCGTTCACGTTCGTTCTGTCTGTGTTTTTGGAGTAGGAGACTTGAACTGGATGCTACGAAACCACCACTTGTTTGCTAACAAGTTTGACACTGATATCGACCCTTTTGCAGTGAAATGCTTGGAAGAGTACTTGCGGCACAAAGCTCTGTATCTGCAAAAGAACTGA